Part of the Danaus plexippus chromosome 23, MEX_DaPlex, whole genome shotgun sequence genome is shown below.
ccaaacttattattattttttcattacagtTAATGCCATTGGTGGAATcctattagaaaaaaatggtCGTAAACGTTGTATTATTATGTCATCGTTACCTAAGTTTATTATGGCTgtactttgtatatttttgacagAAGTTTGGATGTTGATATTGGTTAGAGCCATATGGATTCTCTTTGATTGTTTTACGTATACTATCGTAAGTGTTTACGTTTCGGAAATCGCATCTGTAAGTATCTTTAGAgtttagtatataaattacatttgacAGAAATTATATCACTGATGTACCTTTTAACAtagttatgtttaatttttataatatatattactaaatattttacatcgtACTGGTCAAATCACAAAGACCTCTGCCACCATGCCAAGATATCAATATTTTCGTACATTTctaattgctttattaaacGTTTTATTCCAGAAGGAACATCGTGGATCTTTGGGCTCATTGTTACAAGTATCTTCCTGTTTGGGTGTACTTATAACTTTGTCTGTCGGTCCGTTTATATCATATACGGCTCTGAATACTTTCATTGCCACGATGATTGCTCTGACAATTGTTCCACTATTTTTTCTCCCTGACAGTCCAtaccatttatattttaaaggtgaatattatttttcagagTGTccttaaatatctataatttcagtgatattaaaatcacaataaatttaaaaaatagtatttatctgggtaagaaattattttttataagaaacctGATTTCAGAACGTGAAGAGGAAGCCATTAGAGTGTTAAAACTTATTCGGGAAAGCGATACCGAAATCAAAGAAGAACTAGAGGAGTATAGAATATCGAAGGACGAtggaaaaatcaataaaatgtcattatttaaaGACAGAATTTTTTTGAAGTCATTGGCTCTGGGTATATTATTATGTGCTAGTACAAATCTGGTTGGTTTCAGTGCAGTTTCCTATTATTTACAAACGATTTTTGAGACAACAAACACTAAGCTACCTTCAGAAATAGCATCTGTTATAATTGGTTGCACACAGTTATTTGCGGCGTTGTGCACTAATTTTGCTTCCAATAAATTTGGCAGAAGGACCATTTTGTTGTCTTCGCTATGTGGTATTTTCTTTGGTATGgtaagtttattttgataaagaatgtttatattatattatctattttggttatttctt
Proteins encoded:
- the LOC116774947 gene encoding facilitated trehalose transporter Tret1-like; its protein translation is MIANIPPSIIRQYITVVIVNLATLTSGMSIAWPSPVILKLQNGTDTPFSTPITNEESSWTVSGGYLLSITINAIGGILLEKNGRKRCIIMSSLPKFIMAVLCIFLTEVWMLILVRAIWILFDCFTYTIVSVYVSEIASKEHRGSLGSLLQVSSCLGVLITLSVGPFISYTALNTFIATMIALTIVPLFFLPDSPYHLYFKEREEEAIRVLKLIRESDTEIKEELEEYRISKDDGKINKMSLFKDRIFLKSLALGILLCASTNLVGFSAVSYYLQTIFETTNTKLPSEIASVIIGCTQLFAALCTNFASNKFGRRTILLSSLCGIFFGMIGLGTFFKVSESSDYVVSGFMNYLPLISVILVIYFYSAGVGSVFWFVIAELFDSQHRGFGVCLSQIATVLFIFITSKYFPIMTTVMGPVETYFFFAVLCILFGVLIAIFLPETKGKTLQEIQAALGGGNIKKKDQEI